The Ficedula albicollis isolate OC2 chromosome 9, FicAlb1.5, whole genome shotgun sequence DNA window TGTGTTTAGCAGCACGTAGGTCAAATTAAAGAGCTGCTGGGCCTCGTGTTTTCCTCGATGAGTTGGGGCAGTTTGATGAAGGCAGCGTTGCTGTCAGTGCTTCTGCACGGGCTGATTCAGAGAGATGTAACCACTGTGTAACAGCAGGGAAGGTGCAGAATCCAATTACAGCTTTGCATGTTTGGGTTTACTGATTAGTTTTACCATTTCAAATGCTATACCTGCAGTTCATGTTTGCTTATCTTTATTTGTTACTTGctaaattttaaatgctgtaagAACTGGAGGTGGCATTGTAGGTTTTTTAGAAAATTTCATATCTCTCTTCAACCAAGTGAAATGGAAAGAGGGGATTAATTTGAACTTCATGGTATTGTAATGATTTTTCACTGCTATGAATTGGTTTTGCTCCCTGTAGCCTCTGTCCTTTATTGCACTAGTGCTGCAGAACAATAGAGGTGGGAGATACTGCTTTATGAACTCCAGtgtctcagcactgctgttgtCATTCATCATCTAATAAAGGTAATTGATGCTACAAACCATTCCAGAAtgaaaaaggaacatttctgcTTTAGCTAGTGATGGTCACTTCATCTGTAATGAGCATGGAaagccaaataaatatttgatgtgAACctttatgaaaatatataaaaaatcaGAAGTCTTATTTTATGTGAAGAGCTCATGAATTAGAactaaagaataaaataactgcaaaaaCTTTATGCTACCAGATGCTCCAGaggtttattatttttcatgatATACTGTGTTTCAAGTGTTACAAGTCAATTGTTTTAAACTCATCAGATTTAGATGAGATTTAACCATTTCTTTTGCCAACTAGATACAAATAATTTGTACACAATGTGGCTTTAAAAACGGAAGCCTGGATCATTGTAGGGTAAAAAAAggcttccccttccccctcaCTTTTGATGAATAGAGAGCCTTTCTTGAATATCTAATGGTTATTTAAAGTCTGCTATtagcaaattatttctgtatgaAAAGTCACAGTGACATTTAagccctggcagcctgtggGACGGTTCTGAGCTGTTGTGTGTGGGTTGATGGCCGTGTCGCAGCCGCGACAGCGGCCGAGGGTGGCACTGATGTCGCACACCGGGGGAGCTCCCTGCTTCCATCCCGCCGCCACCCTGCCCTGACAGGGCTCGGAGGAGcaagagggaggagaggagcccTCCTGCTACAGATCTTACCCTTCACTGTGGGGCTGGAACGGGCTTAGAAGTTTTTCCAGAAAGGGAGCTTGACTGTTAGTATCCCTGCAAAAACTGTGGGAGGagtattgaaatattttgataagGGATATGAAGATTGCTTACACGTTTAGCTCTTTCACCctcttgttctgttttcttgcctttttcaaGTAGTGTCCTACCAGGCAAGACACACATCGGGTGAATTTGTGCTTTATCTGCTTTCTGAGTGTAAAAGCTTTTGCTGTAGTGTCAGATCCGTGCTGTTAATAAACGTTCCATCAAGATCTCACCAGTGTCATCGGTTGTGGAGGGATTGGTGTGAGCCAGGGGCTGCCCGGGGAGCCCGTGTCTGTGCTCGGTGGGAAAGGCTGCACCGGTGCgagagctgctgggcagagagAGCAACGGACGGGAGAGAGCAGCCAAATGCTTCTGTAACTCGTGAGCAGCCCCGGAGCGCTGCGAGCCCGGTCGGGGGCGGAGGAAACCGCTGAGGAAATTCCAAAAGAGTCACTGGGCATTGCCGGGAGCCCATCGGAAGCCTGTGTCCCACAGGCGCGCTGTCCCCGCGGGACCCGCCACTCCGTGCCCTTTTCAGGCGCGTTTTGGGGACGTGGTCGTCTTTAAAGCACCGGTGCTAACACTGCCCTTCGCACAGCGCTGTGTCTGCGCTGTCCCCGCGGGCCCCGCCACTCCGTGCCCTTTTCAGGCGCGTTTTGGGGACGTGGTCGTCTTTAAAGCACCGGTGCTAACACTGCCCTTCGCACAGCGCTGTGTCTCCGGGACACAGGAGAAAGCCCTGCCCGTTTTGATTCACCCCTGGGGGAGGGAGTTTCGGGGCCCATGGCCGGCCGGCTgcgggcggccccccccccccccccccccccccccccccccccccccccccccccccccccccccccccccccccccccccccccccccccccgccgctccACGACCGAAGGAGCCGCCGGTGACTGAACACAGGCTATTAAACACTGTGAAGAACTGCGGGCGGATGGGTTtgtcctgagctctgccaggaagATCCAGTGTGAGCGTTTTTTGAAATGTTGTGGAAAACCTTTGAGAACTCCGAGTTTCTGCACAGACCGAATAAGGGCGGGGGGGCTTGGGGCCGGAATCCTCTCAGGCCTTTCAGGGCTTTCCCCCTGTGATGTTTTTGCCGTTGCCGGCGCAGCTCGGCTGTGCGAGCGGTACCGGTGCGGAGCCCCCCGCCGGGCAGTGCTGGCGGAAGCGCCCGGCAGAGAGCGGCTCCTCCAGCGcccgccggccccccccccccccccccccccccccccccccccccccccccccccccccccccccccccccccccccccccccccccccccccccccccccccccccccccccccccccccccccccccccccccccccccccccccccccccccccccccccccccccccccccccccccccccccccccccccccccccccccccccccccccccccccccccccccccccccccccccccccccccccccccccccccccccccccccccccccccccccccccccccccccccccccccccccccccccccccccccccccccccccccccccccccccccccccccccccccccccccccccccccccccccccccccccccccccccccccccccccccccccccccccccccccccccccccccccccccccccccccccccccccccccccccccccccccccccccccccccccccccccccccccccccccccccccccccccccccccccccccccccccccccccccccccccccccccccccccccccccccccccccccccccccccccccccccccccccccccccccccccccccccccccccccccccccccccccccccccccccccccccccccccccccccccccccccccccccccccccccccccccccccccccccccccccccccccccccccccccccccccccccccccccccccccccccccccccccccccccccccccccccccccccccccccccccccccccccccccccccccccccccccccccccccccccccccccccccccccccccccccccccccccccccccccccccccccccccccccccccccccccccccccccccccccccccccccccccccccccccccccccccccccccccccccccccccccccccccccccccccccccccccccccccccccccccccccccccccccccccggcagctgGTCTATGTCTTCACCACCTGGCGCTCGGGCTCGTCCTTCTTCGGGGAGCTCTTCAACCAGAACCCCGAGGTGTTTTTCCTCTACGAGCCGGTGTGGCACGTCTGGCAGAAGCTGTACCCCGGTGACGCCGTCTCGCTGCAAGGGGCGGCCCGCGACATGCTGAGCTCCCTGTACCGATGCGACCTCTCCGTCTTCCAGCTCTACAGCACGGCGGGCTCCGGCAAGAACCTCACCACGCTCGGCATCTTCGGGGCGGCCACCAACAAGGTCATCTGCTCCTCGCCCCTCTGCCCGGCCTATCGCAAGGAGGTGGTGGGCATGGTGGACGACCGGGTCTGCAAAAAGTGTCCCCCGCAGCGCCTCAGCCGCTTCCAGGAGGAATGCCACAAGTATCGCACGCTGGTCATCAAGGGCGTACGTGTCTTTGACCTGGCCGTTCTCGCCCCGCTCATGCGGGACCCGACCCTGGACCTCAAAGTCATCCACCTGGTGCGGGACCCCCGGGCCGTGGCCAGCTCCCGCATCAAGTCCCGGCACGGGCTCATCCGGGAGAGCCTGCAGGTGGTGAGGAGCCGGGACCCCCACATCCACCGCATGCCCTTCCTTGATGCTGGCCACAAGCTGGGCGggaagaaggagggagggggcGGCTCGGACTACCATGCGCTGGGTGCCATGGAAGTCATCTGCAGCAGCATGGCCAAGACTCTGCAGACTGCCCTGCACCCCCCGGACTGGCTCCAGGGCAATTACATGGCCGTGCGCTACGAGGACCTGGTGGTGGAGCCCATCAAGACCCTGCGGCAGGTGTACGGCTTCGTGAACCTGGCGGTCAGCCCGGACATGGAGAAGTTCGCCCTCAACATGACCAGCGGCCCCGGCTACTCGTCCAAGCCGTTCGTGGTGTCGGCCCGGAACGCCAGCCAGGCGCTGAGCGCCTGGAGGACTGCGCTCAGCTACCAGCAGATCAAGCAGGTGGAGGAGTACTGCCAGCAGCCCATGGCCCTGCTGGGCTACGAGCGGGTGGGCAGCCCCGAGGAGGTGAAGGACCTCAGCAGAACGTTGCTCAGGAAGCCGCGGCTGTGACGGGGCGGCGGCGCCCGGGGCTGGcggggctgcaggagcccccccccccccccccccccccccccccccccccccccccccccccccccccccccccccccccccccccccccccccccccccccccccccccccccccccccccccccccccccccccccccccccccccccccccccccccccccccccccccccccccccccccccccccccccccccccccccccccccccccccccccccccccccccccccccccccccccccccccccccccccccccccccccccccccccccccccccccccccccccccccccccccccccccccccccccccccccccccccccccccccccccccccccgggggcggGGGGAGCCGCTCCGGCCGccgggagggagggagggagccgGGAAAAGCATCCTGGTCTGATTTCCTCCACAGACTGCTGAAGGGTAACATAGAGTAATGTGATGATTTCGTTCctcctattttcttttatttttttttgtttttgttttattaccCGCCCCTTGAATTGGGTTAGACGcgatttaaaaaaacaaaccatcaaATGGAACTAAAAATATGTGTAAagccccttcctccttctctaaAACGCCACGCAGTTATTCTGTACCAAAATCGTGTTCATGAAGTTCTTGTGGGTTTAAAGATGCTTAACAAAAACTCTTGCACAATCTCTAACACATCTTTATCTCCCTTGGTCCGGAGGGGATGCCCTTGGAAAACATAGTGCTGAAAATCAGACTTTTGTATGAAAGCAAATGTTCAGACGTGAtagtaataaaagaaaataataaatgatattcatttttataattacCTCAATTGTTTGGGAAACAGTGTTGCTTATGTACGGCTGGAGGGGATGCTTGCTTAGAAATAACAACGTGGACTTCTTAAAGGGTGTGGGTGGAGGGCTGGGGTGCAACATTTGACGTGTTCAGAGatcaggagctgctcttgcaGAAACAGATGCAGATCTCGCAAGTGTAGTGCAGGTTTAATGGCTGTGTCAAAGCAGGTTTCTATTTAACTATTGTCTTTTCTGTTGTatttaaaaagtctttcaaGTGCCACTGTATTAGTGTCCTAAGAGTTTTAAAACGTTTGCCATTGcagcagtatttatttttgtcttgacACGTATGTCCAGGAGTCACTGTCAAATAGAAGTGGATCTACAGCGTGACCAGAAATGCAGgatttaaaaagacatttatcATACTGGAAACATTAGCAtgtgtgaaaacaaaaataaaattatatatattctatatattctATAGTGCTAACAAAACATAAGATATGTAAGATATTTCTTGACATTGATTGGTAACAGGCATAGCAGGGAAGCATAGAAAAATGCataaagtgatttatttttttctctttgtctgtGTACGAGGGTATATTTATGTAGGAAGAGGGAGGAAACGTGCAGCTGTGTGTTCATGGCTGTAATGGAGCCTTTATGGAGCCAGCCCAGCGTTTCATTTCAGAGCACTGGTTGGAGACTCATTGCCTGTGAATTGTCATTGCTCTGTGATGGAGCCAGATGGTGGTCTGGCTCTTTCTGGGAGCTCTGCCTAGAGTCTGTCCCATCGTTAAAACTTgatgataagaaaaaaaaaaaatagaaaaaaagagattttactACTTCTGCTTTTGTAATTTCTTGGAAAAAGTCCTGATTTATTAAAGGTTAAGTGGTGTGTTGCATATGAAAAGTGCAGACACCCTAAGTAGTTTTTAATCTTGgtgttctctgctgctctttgaagGCTCATTTTGGAATTTGAGTTTTTAAACAAACGTAGTTTTGCCAAACTGTTCTAATAGGAGACTTTTCTACAGGAAGTACATTTTACATTGCCTATTTGGGTGTTGTGCCTTCAGAAAATGTGAAGAGTATGAGTAGGAAAAAGGAGATtgatttgtgaaaataaattaatataaacagGATGCTGataagtgtgtgtgtatgtgtgggTGTATGTGTGAAAATTTTAGTGACGTGTAATATGTCTATTTCTTGTAACTCAAGTTAAACAGCTGATAACTGGCTACTAAGATTTTTGAGTTCTTGATGAAATTTTGGCATTAGATGTtgaatttattctgaaaaggaaaaa harbors:
- the CHST2 gene encoding carbohydrate sulfotransferase 2; translation: MCGAEVAHRCDLLKVWEAFEVKQCIAHCFKAPERCEPGRGRRKPLRKFQKSHWALPGAHRKPVSHRRAVPAGPATPCPFQARFGDVVVFKAPVLTLPFAQRCVCAVPAGPATPCPFQARFGDVVVFKAPVLTLPFAQRCVSGTQEKALPVLIHPWGREFRGPWPAGSRLCERYRCGAPRRAVLAEAPGRERLLQRPPPRQLVYVFTTWRSGSSFFGELFNQNPEVFFLYEPVWHVWQKLYPGDAVSLQGAARDMLSSLYRCDLSVFQLYSTAGSGKNLTTLGIFGAATNKVICSSPLCPAYRKEVVGMVDDRVCKKCPPQRLSRFQEECHKYRTLVIKGVRVFDLAVLAPLMRDPTLDLKVIHLVRDPRAVASSRIKSRHGLIRESLQVVRSRDPHIHRMPFLDAGHKLGGKKEGGGGSDYHALGAMEVICSSMAKTLQTALHPPDWLQGNYMAVRYEDLVVEPIKTLRQVYGFVNLAVSPDMEKFALNMTSGPGYSSKPFVVSARNASQALSAWRTALSYQQIKQVEEYCQQPMALLGYERVGSPEEVKDLSRTLLRKPRL